The following are encoded together in the Capsulimonas corticalis genome:
- a CDS encoding FAD-dependent oxidoreductase codes for MITSTDNLPTIAAPDVLVCGGGTAGVVAAIAAARAGASVLIVEQLGQLGGTQSAGWVTPMMPNKMLEESLTHGINDEIIQRAARIDPPPTERTGDLLWFNPVTLALVLDDLMAESGVRVLFHTFISDAIVEDGALRGVVVENKDGRGVIRARVTIDCTGDADVALRAGAPTVSGDPEDGHNQPMSLRFAMAGVDQKGAAAFLVDEIGMTCWSRAPLFEIGAGEAKNTPLGPLIAKAIAAGVLAEDDLGYLQFFSMLGRPGELAFNCPRISGLSSTSAWDLSQAQIVGRQKIRRIARFFKEYIGGFDGAYIGTIAPMVGVRESRRIVGDYTLTEDDFLSEARFPDSIARNSYPIDIHTAKSQKGLVMKHLPPGHYHEIPYRCLLPHGVENLLVAGRCLSATFAAQAAVRIQQNCRAFGEAAGLAAAMSVSRNITPRAIDTDELRRRLNAQGARI; via the coding sequence ATGATCACCAGCACAGACAATCTCCCCACCATCGCCGCTCCCGACGTTCTCGTCTGCGGCGGAGGCACCGCCGGCGTGGTGGCGGCGATTGCGGCGGCGCGGGCGGGGGCGTCAGTGCTGATCGTGGAGCAGTTGGGGCAGCTCGGCGGCACGCAGTCGGCGGGATGGGTGACGCCCATGATGCCGAACAAGATGCTGGAGGAGTCGCTGACCCATGGGATCAACGACGAGATTATCCAGCGCGCCGCCCGGATCGATCCGCCGCCGACGGAGCGTACGGGCGATCTGCTCTGGTTCAATCCCGTGACGCTGGCGCTGGTGCTGGACGACCTGATGGCGGAATCGGGCGTGCGCGTGCTGTTCCATACGTTCATCAGCGACGCGATTGTGGAAGACGGCGCGCTCCGGGGCGTCGTGGTGGAGAATAAAGATGGGCGCGGAGTGATCCGGGCGCGTGTGACGATCGATTGCACCGGCGACGCCGATGTGGCGCTGCGCGCGGGCGCGCCGACGGTGTCGGGCGATCCCGAGGACGGGCATAACCAGCCGATGTCGCTGCGCTTCGCGATGGCGGGCGTGGATCAAAAGGGCGCGGCGGCCTTTCTCGTCGATGAGATCGGGATGACGTGCTGGTCCCGCGCCCCGCTGTTTGAGATCGGCGCGGGCGAAGCGAAGAACACGCCGCTCGGGCCGCTGATCGCGAAGGCGATTGCGGCGGGCGTGCTGGCCGAAGACGACCTCGGCTATCTCCAATTCTTCTCCATGCTCGGCCGGCCCGGTGAGCTGGCGTTCAACTGCCCGCGTATCTCGGGTCTGTCGTCGACCTCGGCGTGGGATCTCTCGCAGGCGCAGATCGTCGGACGCCAGAAGATCCGGCGCATCGCGCGTTTCTTCAAGGAGTATATCGGCGGCTTCGACGGCGCCTATATCGGGACCATCGCGCCGATGGTCGGCGTGCGCGAGTCACGGCGCATCGTCGGCGACTACACGCTGACGGAAGACGATTTCCTGTCCGAAGCGCGCTTCCCCGACTCCATCGCGCGCAACTCCTACCCCATCGATATCCACACCGCCAAGTCCCAAAAGGGCCTGGTCATGAAGCATCTCCCACCGGGACATTACCACGAAATCCCCTACCGCTGCCTGCTTCCTCACGGCGTGGAGAACCTGCTTGTGGCCGGACGCTGCCTGTCCGCCACATTCGCCGCCCAGGCCGCCGTACGGATCCAGCAGAACTGCCGCGCGTTCGGCGAAGCCGCCGGACTGGCCGCCGCAATGAGCGTCTCGCGAAACATTACTCCCAGAGCCATCGATACCGACGAGCTGCGCCGGCGCCTCAACGCGCAGGGCGCGCGGATCTAA
- a CDS encoding thioredoxin family protein, with protein MRRTIPASILALLSLAGVTLAPGARAATPTPIHFTATVSPAPVHAGEVATVTVKAAVDPGWHVYSVVPAADGPAVTDILSLTGTASAGPTTEDAVIRKFDANFGREVGFHENTATFQRQFRVGAAPIAAPSVTLHYQTCNDKVCLPPTDVTLPVALTVAAGPVRPEYAQAKVIAAPPAAPAAMARAKTANTGLGLFLLAALGAGLLALITPCVFPLIPITLTNFVKQADGDKGRLVRLSAGYALGIVALYVALGAIVTATVGATGINKIAANPWVNLGIFVVFVVFALSFFETIQLTLPANLGALQTTARKHGGITGLALLGITFVLASFTCTAPFLGTLLVAAAGGERFRPLLGMLVFALAFVSPFLVFAAFPQWIGKIPKSGVWLARVKATLGFVELAAALKFLSNADQVWQWKLLTEPVLLAAWSLIFVSAALYLWGTLRFGIVAETEPHGAKVPVARGAFALLFLVLAGYCFRGLAGRPVALFSAFLPPSGYGLASGGASEDGLTWLTDYNVALAQAKAEGKPLFIDFTGVTCTNCRWNEKNVFPREDVRRELGNYVRVQLYTDRPGDAANQKLQLTKFGDVALPLYGVVDPQTGNVVDKTAGTITDAGAFTTFLSHSRTASSSTAAAAPATVAANAPAWAPYTPEAASAAAQAGKPTIVDFTAAWCVNCKEIEHDVFEHPEVAPVLGRSFTTLRADLTKWNDPANVALQKQYGFGSLPTIVFLDSSGKEIKNLRITGRLSVAEFQKRMQAAAPAAVARG; from the coding sequence ATGAGACGCACGATCCCAGCCTCGATCCTGGCTCTGCTGTCGCTCGCCGGCGTGACGCTCGCGCCCGGCGCGCGCGCCGCCACGCCGACGCCGATCCACTTCACCGCCACCGTCAGCCCCGCGCCGGTCCACGCCGGCGAAGTGGCGACGGTGACCGTCAAAGCCGCCGTGGATCCAGGCTGGCACGTGTACTCCGTGGTCCCGGCCGCCGATGGCCCGGCGGTCACGGATATTCTTTCTCTGACCGGAACGGCAAGCGCCGGGCCGACCACCGAAGACGCCGTGATCCGCAAGTTCGACGCGAACTTCGGACGCGAGGTCGGATTCCATGAGAACACGGCGACTTTTCAGCGCCAATTTCGCGTCGGCGCCGCGCCCATCGCCGCGCCCTCCGTCACGCTGCATTACCAAACGTGCAATGATAAAGTGTGCCTCCCGCCCACCGATGTCACCCTGCCCGTCGCGCTGACGGTCGCCGCCGGCCCGGTGCGGCCGGAGTACGCGCAGGCGAAGGTCATCGCCGCGCCGCCCGCCGCCCCTGCGGCGATGGCGAGAGCCAAGACTGCGAACACGGGCCTGGGCCTGTTCCTGCTGGCCGCGCTTGGAGCAGGCCTGCTCGCGCTAATCACTCCCTGCGTCTTCCCGCTGATCCCCATCACCTTGACTAACTTCGTCAAGCAGGCGGATGGCGACAAGGGACGATTGGTCCGCCTGTCGGCCGGGTACGCCCTCGGAATCGTGGCGCTGTATGTCGCCCTGGGCGCGATCGTGACAGCCACGGTCGGCGCGACGGGCATCAACAAGATTGCGGCAAATCCGTGGGTCAACCTCGGGATCTTCGTCGTCTTCGTCGTGTTCGCCCTATCGTTCTTCGAGACGATCCAGTTGACGCTGCCCGCGAACCTGGGCGCCTTGCAGACCACCGCGCGCAAACATGGCGGCATTACGGGTCTGGCTCTGCTGGGAATCACCTTCGTGCTGGCGTCGTTCACCTGCACCGCGCCGTTTTTGGGAACGCTCTTAGTCGCGGCGGCGGGCGGCGAACGCTTCCGCCCACTGCTCGGCATGCTGGTCTTCGCCCTCGCCTTTGTCTCGCCCTTCTTAGTCTTCGCCGCCTTCCCGCAGTGGATCGGCAAGATCCCTAAGAGCGGCGTGTGGCTGGCGCGCGTCAAGGCGACTCTGGGATTTGTGGAGCTGGCCGCCGCGCTTAAGTTTCTCTCGAACGCCGATCAGGTCTGGCAGTGGAAGCTGCTGACCGAACCCGTTCTGCTCGCCGCCTGGTCCTTGATCTTCGTCAGCGCCGCACTTTATCTCTGGGGGACGCTGCGCTTCGGCATCGTCGCGGAGACCGAGCCGCACGGCGCGAAGGTCCCGGTCGCGCGCGGCGCCTTCGCCCTGCTCTTTTTAGTGCTGGCCGGATATTGCTTCCGGGGTCTCGCGGGCAGGCCGGTCGCTCTCTTCAGCGCCTTCCTGCCGCCGTCGGGCTACGGCCTGGCGTCCGGCGGAGCTTCGGAAGACGGCCTGACCTGGCTCACGGACTATAACGTCGCGCTCGCCCAGGCGAAGGCCGAGGGCAAGCCGCTCTTTATCGACTTCACCGGCGTCACCTGCACCAACTGCCGCTGGAACGAAAAGAACGTCTTCCCGCGCGAGGATGTCCGCAGAGAGCTTGGCAACTATGTCCGCGTTCAGCTCTACACCGACCGTCCCGGCGACGCCGCCAATCAAAAGCTCCAATTGACCAAGTTCGGCGATGTCGCGCTGCCGCTCTATGGAGTGGTCGATCCGCAGACCGGAAATGTCGTCGATAAGACCGCCGGCACGATTACCGACGCCGGCGCGTTCACGACGTTCCTGTCCCACTCCCGAACGGCGTCCTCCTCCACAGCCGCCGCTGCTCCGGCGACGGTCGCCGCGAACGCGCCGGCCTGGGCGCCCTACACGCCCGAAGCGGCGAGCGCCGCCGCGCAGGCGGGCAAGCCGACGATCGTGGACTTCACGGCTGCGTGGTGCGTCAACTGTAAGGAAATCGAGCACGATGTCTTCGAGCATCCGGAAGTCGCGCCTGTCCTTGGCCGCAGCTTCACCACCCTGCGCGCCGATCTGACAAAATGGAACGATCCCGCGAACGTCGCCCTGCAAAAGCAGTACGGCTTTGGGAGCCTCCCGACGATCGTCTTTCTCGACTCCAGCGGCAAGGAGATCAAGAACCTGCGCATCACCGGCCGTCTCAGCGTCGCCGAGTTCCAAAAGCGCATGCAGGCCGCCGCCCCGGCGGCCGTCGCGCGAGGATAA
- a CDS encoding basic secretory protein-like protein, producing the protein MKTSSHAPWMTALALAASVSVCPATLAADSNPPKPDTPLSALIVGGGPDIPHNQVAIESNVVYVRSLLPPSAATRILFADGNTKTEDVLYEGKKQRELTRATVLPAIDAPSVSASIDGETKRLAQATSKPALLYFTGHGSPNETGDFDNNQYDLWDKNELTVRGLATSLDSVPSSTPVTLVMAQCFSGSFGNLIFQNGDPSAPLADRNLCGFFASIAQRPAAGCTTEINAKYYHDFTSYFFAALSGKDRLGKTTDGADYNGDGKVGMDEAFAYTLIHDDSIDTPVCTSDIFLRRFAKTPDDAVFKTPYSQVLSWATPAQRAAIDALSDQLKLTGEGRLGDAYKTFATTLLASWETKDVRIIRFVRLAKTIVLSHELETSDNASLKARYDALKAAEAGNPLTGPAAPSPLLAVVAAAKTPDAPTPEYLAHQTYTLGKMLPPPVVTIDVSDAPETKAWAENAQKVVTQWFPLITPFLATQDWTPPKTLKLILKHENDAPAYTDSDGITISAQWITDHPDDFGMVIHELTHVVQSYPDKGDKPGWLVEGIADYIRFWRYEPDVPRPRIDPAKAKYTDAYRTTAAFIAWAQGKYDRSLILRLDGALRTGTYHDSLFETITGKPVDTLWTEFLKTVPPPIHKPSVTMTIS; encoded by the coding sequence TTGAAGACCTCTTCCCACGCCCCCTGGATGACGGCGCTCGCGCTCGCGGCGAGCGTCAGCGTCTGTCCGGCGACGCTCGCGGCGGATAGCAATCCCCCAAAGCCCGACACGCCGCTCAGCGCGCTGATCGTCGGCGGCGGGCCGGATATCCCGCACAATCAAGTCGCCATCGAAAGCAATGTCGTGTACGTGCGCAGTCTCCTGCCGCCGAGCGCCGCCACGCGCATTCTGTTCGCCGACGGCAACACCAAAACCGAGGATGTGCTCTATGAAGGCAAAAAGCAGCGCGAGCTGACGCGCGCCACCGTGCTGCCCGCGATCGACGCCCCCTCCGTCTCGGCGAGCATCGACGGTGAGACAAAGCGATTGGCGCAGGCGACGAGCAAGCCGGCTTTGCTGTACTTCACCGGGCACGGCAGCCCGAACGAAACCGGAGACTTCGACAACAATCAATACGATCTCTGGGACAAGAACGAACTGACTGTTCGCGGCCTGGCGACCTCGCTGGATTCCGTGCCCAGCAGCACGCCCGTCACCCTCGTGATGGCGCAGTGCTTCTCCGGCAGCTTCGGCAATCTCATCTTCCAGAACGGCGATCCCAGCGCGCCGCTCGCGGACCGCAATCTCTGCGGCTTCTTCGCCAGCATTGCTCAGCGCCCTGCCGCCGGCTGCACCACGGAAATCAACGCCAAGTACTATCACGACTTCACCAGCTACTTCTTCGCGGCGCTCAGCGGCAAGGACCGACTGGGAAAGACCACGGACGGCGCGGACTATAACGGCGACGGCAAAGTGGGGATGGACGAAGCGTTCGCCTACACGCTGATCCACGACGATTCGATCGATACTCCCGTCTGCACCTCGGATATTTTCCTGCGCCGCTTCGCGAAGACGCCTGACGACGCGGTCTTCAAAACGCCTTACTCGCAAGTGCTGTCGTGGGCGACTCCCGCGCAGCGCGCCGCGATCGATGCCCTATCCGACCAGCTCAAGCTCACCGGCGAAGGCCGTCTCGGCGACGCCTACAAGACCTTCGCCACCACATTGCTCGCTAGCTGGGAGACCAAGGATGTTCGGATCATTCGATTCGTCCGTCTCGCCAAAACCATCGTGCTCTCGCACGAATTGGAAACGAGCGATAACGCCAGCCTCAAGGCGCGCTACGACGCGCTGAAAGCCGCCGAAGCCGGCAACCCGCTGACCGGCCCCGCCGCTCCAAGCCCTCTTCTCGCCGTAGTGGCGGCGGCCAAAACGCCCGACGCGCCGACACCCGAATATTTGGCGCATCAAACCTATACCCTCGGCAAGATGCTCCCGCCCCCGGTTGTGACGATCGATGTGAGCGACGCGCCCGAGACGAAAGCCTGGGCCGAGAACGCACAGAAGGTTGTGACGCAGTGGTTCCCGCTCATCACGCCGTTCCTCGCCACACAAGATTGGACGCCGCCCAAGACGCTTAAGCTGATCCTGAAGCACGAAAACGACGCGCCCGCCTACACGGACAGCGACGGAATCACGATCAGCGCCCAATGGATCACCGACCATCCCGACGACTTCGGCATGGTGATCCATGAGCTAACCCACGTCGTCCAAAGCTATCCCGACAAGGGCGACAAGCCCGGCTGGCTTGTCGAAGGCATCGCCGACTACATCCGGTTCTGGCGCTACGAACCCGACGTCCCGCGTCCGCGCATCGACCCGGCCAAGGCCAAATATACCGACGCCTACCGCACCACGGCCGCCTTCATCGCCTGGGCGCAGGGCAAATACGACCGCAGCCTCATCCTCAGACTCGACGGCGCGCTGCGCACCGGAACTTACCACGATTCGCTGTTCGAGACCATCACGGGGAAACCCGTGGACACGCTCTGGACGGAGTTTTTGAAGACCGTTCCGCCGCCAATACACAAGCCATCGGTGACGATGACGATTTCTTAG
- a CDS encoding protein-disulfide reductase DsbD N-terminal domain-containing protein → MIRRSFAAAALIATAAVTMPAQAQMPGANVAKVTAAAKPSAASHGRKGVLAITIAVSPGFHVNANKPNDPDLIPTVFTAQSTPGVTFGAPKYPAAKSITVTYEKKPMLVYQGSAVILVPYTVSKPGKVVLKGSLGFQGCNASSCFPPDSAPVTATVTVK, encoded by the coding sequence ATGATCCGACGATCTTTTGCCGCCGCCGCGCTGATCGCGACCGCCGCGGTCACGATGCCCGCTCAGGCGCAAATGCCGGGCGCGAATGTCGCCAAGGTGACGGCGGCCGCGAAGCCGTCCGCCGCATCGCATGGCCGCAAGGGCGTGCTGGCGATCACCATCGCCGTTTCTCCCGGCTTCCATGTGAACGCGAACAAGCCCAACGACCCGGACCTGATCCCGACCGTCTTCACGGCGCAGAGCACGCCCGGCGTCACCTTCGGCGCGCCGAAGTACCCGGCGGCGAAGTCCATCACCGTCACTTATGAGAAGAAGCCGATGCTGGTGTACCAGGGCAGCGCCGTAATCCTGGTTCCCTACACGGTTTCCAAGCCCGGCAAGGTCGTCCTGAAGGGCTCGCTCGGGTTCCAGGGCTGCAACGCATCCAGCTGCTTCCCGCCGGACAGCGCGCCCGTGACCGCAACGGTAACCGTAAAATGA
- a CDS encoding helix-turn-helix domain-containing protein translates to MAGRLSVLTPKEVASEFHVAETVILAELESGRLKGFRFGGAWRTTEEAALELIATLMEEQGAGSAASGETGDETTEGDDYEIAQDEAEAALPARRRGRPSKASTLGDPGSASNGAAPLAPAIPLPTLDELRELEWETAQPFYHQWPNSKEKELQDAAFTQIIEIDTKHISLVIGFATRDTASMPARRHATVFWGDIGRTLYPLVQFAGANDFENSGLLASIIRDSGRATVAADAPLPSGYEDMPVGFYNDLISGPYTRKSRCVIAHKDDFAVMAKHALLRSQQKGRI, encoded by the coding sequence ATGGCCGGAAGGCTGAGCGTTTTGACGCCCAAAGAAGTAGCATCCGAGTTCCATGTTGCGGAGACAGTCATTCTTGCGGAGCTAGAATCAGGCCGATTGAAGGGCTTTCGCTTTGGGGGCGCCTGGCGCACCACGGAGGAAGCCGCGCTGGAGTTAATCGCCACGCTGATGGAGGAGCAGGGCGCCGGTTCGGCCGCCTCGGGAGAGACAGGGGACGAGACAACGGAAGGCGACGATTACGAGATCGCCCAGGACGAAGCCGAGGCCGCGCTGCCGGCGCGCCGGCGGGGACGCCCCTCCAAGGCGTCCACTCTGGGAGATCCCGGGAGCGCGTCGAACGGCGCGGCTCCTCTGGCCCCCGCCATTCCGCTGCCGACTCTGGACGAGCTGCGGGAGCTGGAATGGGAAACGGCACAGCCGTTCTATCACCAGTGGCCCAACTCCAAGGAAAAAGAACTTCAGGACGCCGCGTTCACGCAGATCATTGAGATCGACACCAAGCATATCTCCTTAGTCATCGGCTTCGCCACCCGCGACACCGCCAGCATGCCCGCGCGCCGCCACGCCACCGTTTTCTGGGGCGACATCGGCCGCACGCTCTACCCGCTGGTGCAGTTCGCGGGCGCCAACGACTTCGAAAACAGTGGTCTCCTGGCGAGCATCATCCGCGACAGCGGACGCGCGACCGTGGCGGCCGACGCCCCCCTGCCCTCCGGCTACGAAGACATGCCGGTCGGGTTTTACAATGACCTGATTTCTGGCCCTTATACACGCAAAAGCCGCTGCGTCATCGCACACAAAGACGACTTTGCCGTCATGGCGAAGCACGCT
- a CDS encoding redoxin domain-containing protein → MSLTTSQKALRAAGALGALAAVTAALPALAAPKTEMETAKTLHATETFSIQSGDKVTTIFNMETYFSKPSSVRVELNTIPQPGDPPKKTSLFVTAGKEGHEYNGFTGMYKVIDAPKPGQAPKSDLGDMAGIRLILDPQSPAPAGAKRTLGTDTIDGAAMVLHTDVSPDPHNPASTVTEKLWTDAKTGLPRRRAIYLVRGAAPFVQQQTDFVSWTVDKPIDAKQFAWAAPEGAKLFEEPKLLAVGTPAPDFAATAPDGTSVKLSDYKGKIVVVDFWATWCGPCQASMPHLESVYKQVKYQDVVVLGICVLDKKPAYDKWVADKKDVYSFITAYDPAGRGDNSISSSLYKVTGIPTQYIIGKDGNIAATTEGYGDGDHRLEEALGKMGVNVKPEAKTASSK, encoded by the coding sequence TCGCTCACCACATCCCAGAAGGCGCTGCGCGCCGCCGGCGCACTTGGCGCTTTGGCCGCTGTGACGGCCGCGCTTCCCGCGCTGGCCGCCCCCAAGACCGAGATGGAAACCGCCAAGACGCTGCACGCCACGGAGACGTTCTCCATTCAGAGCGGCGATAAGGTCACCACGATCTTCAACATGGAGACCTACTTCTCCAAGCCCTCGTCCGTTCGGGTGGAGCTCAATACCATCCCGCAGCCGGGGGATCCGCCCAAGAAGACATCCCTCTTTGTCACGGCCGGCAAGGAGGGTCATGAGTATAACGGCTTCACCGGCATGTACAAGGTCATCGATGCGCCGAAGCCCGGCCAGGCGCCGAAATCCGATTTGGGCGATATGGCGGGAATCCGTCTGATCCTCGACCCTCAGAGCCCCGCGCCGGCCGGCGCGAAACGAACGCTGGGCACCGACACGATCGACGGCGCCGCGATGGTTCTGCACACGGATGTCAGCCCGGATCCCCACAATCCCGCATCGACCGTGACCGAGAAGCTCTGGACCGACGCCAAGACCGGCCTGCCCCGCCGCCGAGCGATTTACCTCGTGCGGGGCGCCGCGCCCTTCGTGCAGCAGCAAACGGATTTCGTCTCCTGGACCGTCGACAAGCCGATCGACGCGAAGCAGTTCGCCTGGGCCGCGCCCGAAGGCGCCAAGCTTTTCGAAGAACCGAAACTGCTCGCCGTGGGAACGCCCGCGCCGGACTTCGCCGCGACCGCGCCCGACGGGACATCCGTCAAGCTCTCGGATTACAAGGGCAAGATCGTCGTGGTCGATTTCTGGGCGACCTGGTGCGGCCCCTGCCAGGCCAGTATGCCCCATCTGGAATCCGTGTACAAGCAGGTAAAATATCAAGATGTCGTCGTCCTGGGGATCTGCGTTCTGGACAAGAAGCCGGCGTACGACAAATGGGTGGCCGATAAGAAGGACGTTTATTCCTTTATCACGGCCTACGATCCCGCCGGACGCGGCGACAACAGCATCTCCAGCAGTCTCTACAAGGTCACGGGCATCCCGACACAGTACATCATCGGCAAGGACGGCAATATCGCCGCCACCACCGAAGGATACGGCGACGGCGATCACCGGCTGGAAGAAGCTCTGGGTAAAATGGGCGTAAATGTGAAACCGGAAGCCAAGACCGCATCTTCCAAGTAG